From a single Candidatus Microthrix subdominans genomic region:
- a CDS encoding lysophospholipid acyltransferase family protein, whose translation MKKAFARLFPWLSRLNFVGDVPKESIVLVAGPHTSNWDFLFMLSYAWAKDVPLSWLGKEELFKGPMGPIMRWTGGIAVDRSHPGGLVEQMAERFRDGPRMGLVITPEGTRGKREYWKSGFYRIARAADVPVVLGYIDWPNRTGGFGPSFKLTGDVTADMDRLRDLYDNVTGIRPENQTSPRLSEEDAKLGSGEPGESAAG comes from the coding sequence ATGAAGAAGGCCTTTGCGCGGCTATTTCCCTGGCTCTCCCGTTTGAACTTCGTTGGAGATGTGCCGAAGGAATCGATCGTCCTGGTGGCCGGGCCGCACACGAGCAACTGGGACTTCTTGTTCATGCTCTCCTATGCCTGGGCGAAGGACGTCCCGCTCAGCTGGCTGGGCAAGGAGGAACTGTTCAAGGGGCCGATGGGGCCGATCATGCGGTGGACTGGTGGCATCGCCGTGGACCGATCCCATCCTGGTGGGCTGGTGGAGCAGATGGCCGAGCGGTTTCGGGATGGCCCCCGCATGGGTCTGGTGATCACCCCCGAAGGCACTCGCGGCAAGCGGGAGTACTGGAAGTCGGGCTTCTATCGCATCGCTCGCGCCGCCGACGTGCCGGTGGTGCTGGGCTACATCGACTGGCCCAACCGCACCGGTGGCTTCGGACCTTCGTTCAAGCTGACCGGCGACGTGACCGCTGATATGGACCGCCTTCGCGACCTGTACGACAACGTCACCGGCATTCGGCCCGAGAATCAGACCTCGCCCCGGCTGAGCGAAGAGGACGCAAAGCTCGGCTCCGGCGAACCGGGTGAGTCCGCCGCCGGCTGA
- a CDS encoding ATP-dependent DNA ligase — translation MQLPVMPPIKPMLARATTTVPEADGLLYEPKWDGYRCVVFRDGDEVELSSRGQKSLTRYFPELIDPIRAQLPRRCVVDCEVVVVTPDGLDFDLLGQRIHPAESRIERLSVETPASLVVFDLLALDEVDLRPMAFIERRGALVSLLADVIPPVHLSPVTDDPEVAQDWFRRFEGAGFDGVMAKRSDGVYEEDKRSLTKVKHRHSIDVVVAGYRPHKSGDGVGSMMLGLYDRPEGDRAASLQHVGVASAFKAAQRPELAELLAPYRLGEGEPHPWTGWADPEQHADGGVRMPGAPNRWSAKRDHSWVPLRPELVAEVVVEQLTKGRFRHPARFQRWRSDRTPRSCTYDQVDIAAPAELFELFPEAPTP, via the coding sequence ATGCAGTTGCCGGTGATGCCGCCGATCAAGCCGATGTTGGCCAGGGCGACGACGACGGTGCCCGAGGCCGATGGGCTGCTGTACGAGCCGAAGTGGGACGGCTACCGCTGCGTGGTCTTTCGCGACGGCGACGAGGTGGAGCTCAGCTCCCGAGGCCAGAAGTCGCTCACCCGTTACTTCCCCGAGCTGATCGACCCGATCCGCGCCCAGCTTCCACGCCGCTGCGTCGTCGACTGCGAGGTGGTCGTCGTCACGCCCGACGGGCTCGACTTCGACCTGCTCGGCCAGCGCATTCACCCGGCGGAGAGTCGGATCGAGCGGCTGTCGGTCGAGACACCCGCCTCGCTGGTCGTCTTCGACCTGCTGGCGCTCGACGAGGTTGACCTTCGCCCAATGGCCTTCATCGAACGGCGCGGTGCGCTCGTGTCGCTGTTGGCCGATGTCATCCCTCCGGTTCATCTGTCGCCGGTCACCGACGACCCGGAGGTCGCCCAGGACTGGTTTCGGCGCTTCGAGGGCGCCGGGTTCGACGGGGTGATGGCCAAGCGCTCGGACGGCGTCTACGAGGAGGACAAGCGCAGCCTCACCAAGGTGAAGCACCGACACAGCATCGACGTCGTCGTCGCCGGCTACCGCCCCCACAAGTCCGGCGACGGCGTCGGCTCGATGATGCTCGGGTTGTACGACCGGCCCGAGGGCGATCGAGCAGCGTCGCTGCAACATGTCGGGGTGGCCTCGGCGTTCAAAGCGGCCCAGCGTCCCGAGCTGGCCGAGCTGCTCGCGCCCTACCGGCTGGGCGAGGGCGAGCCCCACCCCTGGACCGGGTGGGCCGACCCCGAGCAACACGCCGATGGCGGCGTGCGCATGCCCGGTGCCCCCAACCGTTGGTCGGCCAAGCGCGACCACAGCTGGGTGCCGCTGCGGCCCGAGCTGGTGGCCGAAGTGGTGGTCGAACAGCTCACCAAGGGCCGCTTTCGCCACCCCGCCCGCTTCCAGCGTTGGCGCAGCGACCGCACCCCCCGCTCCTGCACCTACGACCAGGTCGACATCGCCGCACCGGCCGAGCTGTTCGAGCTCTTTCCGGAGGCGCCCACTCCCTAA
- a CDS encoding acyl-CoA carboxylase subunit beta: MENSMSARIDDLHRRRQESLNAGSERLVERQRSGGKMLARERLEYLLDEGSFNELDQLARSRSSSLKDDYRPYGDGVITGWGTVDGRKVFVFSQDFTVFGGALGEVFAEKIHKVMDLALKAGAPLVGLNDGAGARIQEGVVSLASYGGIFHRNVRASGVTPQISVIMGPCAGGAVYSPAMTDFIFMVDETSHMFITGPDVVKTVTGETVTLEELGGAGAHSSKSGVAQFAGPDEKSVLDDVKFLLSFLPANNLEEPPFLPSDDPPDRLVPELRDMIPLNSNMPYDMTEVIRAIADDGEYFEYAPRWAGSITCGYARIGGHSVGIVGNQPAMYAGVLDIESSEKAARFVRTCDAFNVPLVTFVDVPGFLPGVDQEHNGIIRHGAKLLYAYCEATVPRIQVITRKAYGGAYVVMNSKSIGADLAFAWPSAELAVMGAQGAVEIVNRRELAAAEDPVAKRAELVAAYEENHLNPWEAADRGYIDDVIDPAETRRKLVAGLEMLRSKREELPARKHGNVPL, encoded by the coding sequence ATGGAGAACAGCATGTCCGCTCGCATCGATGATCTGCACCGGCGGCGCCAGGAATCCCTCAACGCCGGTTCGGAGCGCCTCGTCGAACGCCAGCGATCCGGCGGCAAGATGCTGGCCCGCGAGCGTCTCGAGTACCTGCTCGACGAAGGCTCGTTCAACGAGCTCGATCAGCTGGCCCGAAGCCGCTCCTCCTCGCTGAAGGACGACTACCGCCCCTACGGCGACGGGGTGATCACCGGCTGGGGCACCGTCGATGGTCGCAAAGTGTTCGTGTTCAGTCAGGACTTCACCGTGTTCGGTGGCGCCCTCGGCGAGGTGTTCGCCGAGAAGATCCACAAGGTGATGGACCTGGCGCTCAAGGCCGGGGCCCCCTTGGTCGGCCTCAACGACGGCGCCGGCGCCCGCATCCAGGAGGGCGTGGTCAGCCTGGCCAGCTACGGCGGCATCTTCCACCGCAACGTCCGGGCCTCCGGCGTCACCCCGCAGATCTCGGTGATCATGGGCCCGTGCGCCGGCGGAGCGGTGTACAGCCCGGCGATGACCGACTTCATCTTCATGGTCGACGAGACCTCGCACATGTTCATCACCGGTCCCGACGTGGTGAAGACCGTGACCGGCGAGACGGTGACGCTCGAGGAGCTCGGCGGCGCGGGCGCCCACTCGTCCAAGTCGGGCGTCGCCCAGTTCGCCGGACCCGACGAGAAGTCGGTGCTCGACGACGTGAAGTTCCTGTTGAGTTTCCTCCCGGCCAACAACCTGGAGGAGCCGCCGTTCCTGCCCTCGGACGACCCGCCCGACCGGCTGGTGCCCGAGCTGCGCGACATGATCCCGCTCAACTCCAACATGCCTTATGACATGACCGAGGTCATTCGGGCGATCGCCGATGACGGCGAGTACTTCGAATATGCCCCGCGCTGGGCCGGCTCGATCACGTGTGGCTACGCCCGCATCGGTGGCCACTCGGTCGGCATCGTCGGCAACCAGCCGGCGATGTACGCCGGGGTGCTCGACATCGAGTCCTCCGAGAAGGCCGCCCGCTTCGTCCGCACCTGCGACGCGTTCAACGTGCCGCTGGTGACCTTCGTCGACGTACCCGGGTTTCTTCCCGGCGTCGACCAGGAGCACAACGGCATCATCCGCCACGGAGCCAAGCTGTTGTACGCCTACTGCGAGGCCACCGTGCCCCGCATCCAGGTGATCACCCGCAAGGCCTATGGCGGCGCCTACGTGGTGATGAACTCCAAGAGCATCGGTGCCGACCTGGCGTTTGCGTGGCCGTCGGCGGAGCTGGCGGTGATGGGCGCCCAGGGCGCGGTCGAGATCGTCAACCGTCGGGAGCTGGCGGCAGCCGAGGATCCGGTGGCCAAGCGGGCCGAGCTGGTGGCGGCCTACGAGGAGAACCACCTCAACCCGTGGGAGGCGGCCGACCGCGGCTACATCGACGACGTGATCGACCCGGCCGAGACCCGGCGCAAGCTGGTCGCCGGGCTGGAGATGCTGCGCTCCAAGCGCGAGGAGCTGCCCGCCCGCAAGCACGGTAACGTGCCGCTGTGA
- a CDS encoding metallophosphoesterase, translating to MELTTVAPDEVTVHDGTTVHRHVGLEPATAYRFDGLDATTLPRPKGELLGTFATVNDVHFGETEAGLIDGQGEAFSVPPGSTPYPTLMNTDAVAEIAELDPVAVLVKGDLTTDGSAEQLAEFEATYRPTFGDRLHFIRGNHESYHHVEVGPSYERVELPGALAIMLDTSRDGHPNGDLSAEQLERLDDEAADSDVPVLVFGHHQIWLPDEDQRTDRFFGILPDASEALQALIARRLNVRGYFAGHTHRNRRRVVAASGDVPYVEVASVKDFPGAWAEYRLHEGTLVQVLRRVSTARALEWTDRTRGMFGGVYPIYSFGELGDRCFSIDLGR from the coding sequence ATGGAACTGACGACCGTCGCCCCCGACGAGGTGACCGTCCACGACGGCACCACCGTTCATCGCCATGTTGGCCTGGAGCCGGCGACCGCCTACCGATTCGACGGTCTGGACGCGACGACCCTGCCCCGACCCAAGGGCGAGCTGCTCGGTACGTTCGCCACGGTCAACGACGTGCACTTCGGCGAGACCGAGGCCGGGCTGATCGACGGGCAGGGCGAGGCGTTCTCGGTGCCGCCGGGGAGCACGCCGTACCCGACGCTGATGAACACCGATGCGGTGGCCGAGATCGCCGAGCTCGACCCGGTTGCAGTGCTGGTGAAGGGCGACCTGACCACCGACGGGTCCGCCGAGCAGCTCGCCGAGTTTGAGGCGACCTACCGGCCGACGTTCGGCGACCGGCTGCACTTCATCCGGGGCAACCACGAGAGCTACCACCACGTCGAGGTGGGGCCCAGCTACGAACGGGTTGAGCTGCCGGGCGCGCTGGCGATCATGTTGGATACCTCCCGCGATGGCCACCCCAACGGCGACCTGAGCGCCGAGCAACTCGAGCGGCTCGACGATGAGGCGGCCGACAGCGACGTGCCGGTGCTCGTGTTTGGCCATCACCAGATCTGGCTGCCCGACGAGGACCAGCGAACCGATCGATTTTTTGGCATCCTGCCCGACGCATCCGAGGCCCTGCAGGCGCTGATCGCCCGCCGCCTTAACGTGCGCGGCTATTTCGCCGGGCACACCCACCGCAACCGGCGCCGGGTTGTGGCGGCGTCGGGCGACGTGCCCTACGTCGAGGTCGCCAGCGTGAAGGATTTCCCGGGCGCCTGGGCCGAGTACCGCCTTCACGAGGGCACGCTGGTGCAGGTGCTCCGCCGGGTGTCCACCGCTCGGGCGCTCGAATGGACCGATCGCACCCGGGGCATGTTTGGCGGGGTCTATCCGATCTACTCCTTCGGAGAGCTCGGCGATCGCTGCTTCTCGATCGATCTGGGGCGCTGA
- a CDS encoding CoA transferase: MSAAERRRWPEPDPGDPPAAGPLVGLKVLELATVLAGPGAGRLLADLGADVVKVEHPDRPDPTRAMGFPAPDGGPSLLWRITARNKVLRTADLKTDGGLEAVLALAAEADVLIENFRPGTLERLGLAPDVLWEANPTLVITRVTGFGQDGPHAGRPGFATIAEAMSGFADINGSPDGPPVLPPIALTDELTAVVAAYATMAAVHAGVGQVVDVSLLDSLFSFMGHNWAAYAADGTLQPRMGSELPYSVPRNAYETADGRWVALSASADTVAARVATMVGLGDDERLRSFAGRVAHRAELDAAVAAFIAERTLDEVLTAFDAADAAVAPIYSMADVAEDPHFVERDATVTVDGIAMPGLLARFSETPGRIRWAGRDERGRPAG; encoded by the coding sequence ATCTCCGCCGCCGAGCGCCGCCGCTGGCCCGAGCCCGACCCCGGCGACCCGCCGGCGGCCGGACCCCTGGTCGGCCTCAAGGTGCTCGAGCTGGCCACCGTGCTCGCCGGCCCGGGCGCCGGACGTTTGCTCGCCGACCTGGGTGCCGATGTTGTCAAGGTCGAGCACCCGGATCGCCCCGACCCCACCCGGGCGATGGGGTTCCCGGCACCGGACGGGGGACCGTCGCTGTTGTGGCGGATTACCGCCCGCAACAAGGTGCTGCGAACCGCCGACCTCAAGACCGACGGCGGCCTTGAGGCGGTGCTGGCGCTGGCCGCTGAGGCCGACGTGCTGATCGAGAATTTCCGCCCGGGCACACTCGAACGCCTGGGGTTGGCGCCGGACGTGCTGTGGGAGGCCAACCCCACGCTGGTGATCACCCGGGTGACCGGCTTCGGTCAGGACGGCCCCCATGCCGGACGACCCGGCTTCGCCACGATCGCCGAGGCGATGTCGGGCTTCGCCGACATCAACGGCAGCCCGGATGGCCCTCCGGTGTTGCCGCCGATCGCGCTGACCGACGAACTGACAGCGGTGGTGGCCGCCTACGCCACGATGGCCGCCGTGCACGCCGGGGTGGGCCAGGTGGTCGACGTCAGCCTGCTCGACAGCCTGTTCTCGTTCATGGGGCATAACTGGGCGGCCTATGCAGCCGACGGCACCCTGCAGCCCCGCATGGGCTCGGAGCTGCCCTACTCGGTGCCCCGCAACGCCTATGAGACTGCCGACGGGCGCTGGGTGGCGCTGTCCGCTTCCGCCGACACGGTGGCCGCACGCGTCGCCACCATGGTGGGGCTGGGCGACGACGAACGGCTGAGGTCCTTCGCCGGGCGGGTGGCGCACCGCGCCGAGCTGGACGCTGCCGTGGCGGCCTTCATCGCCGAGCGCACGCTCGACGAGGTGCTGACAGCGTTCGATGCGGCCGACGCTGCGGTGGCGCCGATCTACTCGATGGCCGACGTGGCCGAGGACCCCCACTTCGTCGAGCGGGACGCGACCGTCACCGTCGACGGCATCGCTATGCCGGGGCTACTCGCCCGGTTCTCGGAGACCCCGGGCAGGATCCGCTGGGCGGGCCGGGACGAGCGGGGTCGACCGGCCGGGTAG
- the tal gene encoding transaldolase → MTRLQQLHDGYGQSPWLDNLTRDYLRDGTLARMVSEGIRGVTANPTIFAKAIEGSNAYDAQFADLLRAGRELIDAYWDVVVDDVVDALGVLRPVYDASGGGDGFVSIEVAPELAHDVDGTIRAAQDLHERIDRPNLLVKIPATVEGVDAIAAMIAGARSINVTLIFSIDRYAEVIEAYLSGLEAAAGRGGDLSSVHSVASFFVSRVDVEVDRRLEAIGGDEALALRGRAAVAQAQVAYRLFRDRFAGDRWEALAARGARPQRPLWASTSTKNPAYPDTLYVDNLIGDDTVNTLPEDTIAAFEDHGTLARTVDIDADAAQQVIDDLEAVGIDLEDVGRTLETEGVDKFNASFEHLIGSLDTKAQALAAS, encoded by the coding sequence ATGACTCGACTTCAGCAGCTCCACGACGGGTACGGGCAGAGCCCATGGCTGGACAACCTCACGCGGGATTACCTGCGCGATGGCACCCTCGCTCGCATGGTGAGCGAGGGGATTCGCGGTGTGACCGCCAACCCGACCATCTTCGCCAAGGCGATCGAGGGCTCGAATGCCTACGACGCTCAGTTCGCCGATCTGCTCCGTGCCGGCCGTGAGCTGATCGACGCCTATTGGGATGTCGTCGTCGACGATGTCGTCGACGCGCTCGGCGTGTTGCGACCGGTCTACGACGCCAGCGGGGGTGGCGACGGGTTCGTCTCGATCGAGGTCGCCCCCGAGTTGGCCCACGACGTCGACGGGACGATCCGGGCGGCACAGGATCTGCATGAGCGGATCGACCGACCGAACCTGCTCGTCAAGATCCCTGCGACGGTCGAGGGCGTCGATGCCATCGCGGCGATGATCGCCGGGGCTCGCAGCATCAACGTCACCCTCATCTTCTCGATCGACCGTTACGCGGAGGTGATCGAGGCGTACCTCTCGGGTCTGGAGGCGGCCGCCGGACGAGGTGGCGACCTCTCGTCGGTTCACTCGGTTGCCTCGTTCTTCGTCAGCAGGGTCGATGTCGAGGTTGATCGACGCTTGGAGGCGATCGGGGGCGACGAGGCGTTGGCGCTGCGTGGCCGGGCGGCGGTGGCCCAGGCGCAGGTCGCCTACCGGCTCTTTCGGGATCGGTTCGCAGGCGATCGCTGGGAGGCTTTGGCGGCACGAGGTGCGCGCCCCCAACGACCGTTGTGGGCATCGACCTCCACCAAGAATCCCGCGTATCCCGACACGCTCTACGTCGACAACCTCATCGGCGACGACACGGTCAACACGCTGCCCGAGGACACGATCGCGGCATTCGAGGACCACGGAACCCTCGCTCGTACCGTCGACATCGATGCCGACGCGGCACAGCAGGTCATCGACGACCTCGAGGCGGTGGGAATCGACCTCGAGGACGTCGGCCGGACACTCGAGACCGAGGGCGTGGACAAGTTCAACGCCTCCTTCGAGCACCTGATCGGGTCGCTCGACACCAAAGCACAAGCGCTCGCCGCTTCGTGA
- a CDS encoding glycoside hydrolase family 15 protein — protein sequence MASRSASCCAPPDVDAVDEAVRGASRPIEDLGMIGDTRTAALVGSDGSIDWMCIPSFDGSPVFGRLVGGVAAGRFRMGPNAPATVIDREYRHETATLRTTWVTDAGRLTLTEAMVSEVAGRFLPTTLLVRRLSAVEGPVEVGIEFDPRLGERHVAPRVERRGDVTVCSWGAEAMALTCSANLDLEPGGTHTVTIEAGEDLTIVVGVADHEPLIYVDPARAWAAVCDDERGWRSWCADIPDDIPHRDTVVRSLLTLRLLTYSPSGAPVAAPTTSLPEDPGGIRNWDYRFAWPRDASIGIGAFLGVGKDDEARHFLAWLLHASRRDRPRLPVLLTLHGRHPRGEGEMTGWPGYANSRPVRVGNGAADQHQLDGYGWVIDAAWLLTAAGHGLYTETWRALRGFVDEVVARWRDPDAGIWEVRGDEAHHVHSKLMAWLALDRALAISATQRTPKRQQDAWRRERAALAADIAAHGYNDVVGAYTRTYGSDDLDAAVLVLPLLGVEPAASERIRSTVAAIRRELGAGGPLVYRYPPGEDGLPGGEGAFLPCSFWLVQALALTGDVSEARSVFDELVAMAGPLGLFAEEVDPETGAFIGNFPQALSHASLVQAALALRGAGSSAS from the coding sequence ATGGCATCGCGCTCGGCGTCCTGTTGCGCGCCACCTGACGTGGACGCCGTCGACGAGGCCGTGCGCGGGGCGAGCCGGCCGATCGAGGACCTGGGGATGATCGGTGACACCCGAACGGCGGCGCTGGTCGGCTCGGACGGCTCGATCGACTGGATGTGCATCCCGAGTTTCGACGGTTCGCCCGTGTTCGGTCGGCTCGTCGGCGGCGTCGCCGCCGGTCGGTTTCGCATGGGTCCGAACGCCCCCGCCACCGTGATTGACCGCGAGTACCGGCACGAGACCGCGACGCTCCGCACCACGTGGGTAACCGACGCCGGCCGGTTGACGCTTACCGAAGCCATGGTGAGCGAGGTCGCCGGACGGTTCCTGCCGACCACGCTGCTCGTACGGCGCCTCAGCGCTGTCGAGGGCCCGGTCGAGGTCGGCATCGAGTTCGATCCCCGCCTCGGCGAACGCCATGTCGCACCACGTGTCGAGCGGCGCGGCGACGTCACCGTGTGCTCGTGGGGTGCCGAAGCTATGGCGCTGACCTGCTCGGCGAACCTCGACCTCGAACCGGGTGGGACCCACACGGTGACCATCGAGGCCGGCGAGGACCTGACCATCGTCGTCGGTGTCGCCGATCACGAGCCGCTGATCTATGTCGACCCTGCGAGAGCGTGGGCCGCCGTGTGCGACGACGAGCGGGGCTGGCGCAGCTGGTGCGCCGACATCCCCGACGACATTCCCCACCGCGACACCGTGGTGCGCAGCCTGCTCACCCTTCGGCTGCTCACCTACTCCCCGTCGGGTGCGCCGGTGGCGGCGCCCACCACCTCGCTTCCCGAAGACCCGGGCGGCATCCGCAACTGGGACTACCGCTTTGCCTGGCCCCGGGACGCAAGCATCGGTATCGGCGCGTTCCTCGGCGTGGGCAAGGATGACGAGGCCCGTCACTTCCTGGCGTGGCTGCTCCATGCCAGCCGCCGCGACCGGCCCCGCCTGCCGGTGCTGCTCACCCTCCATGGGCGGCATCCCAGGGGTGAAGGGGAGATGACGGGGTGGCCCGGGTACGCCAACAGCCGGCCGGTTCGGGTGGGCAACGGGGCCGCCGACCAGCATCAGCTCGATGGGTACGGGTGGGTGATCGACGCCGCCTGGTTGCTCACCGCCGCCGGCCACGGCCTGTACACCGAGACGTGGCGGGCGCTGCGAGGCTTTGTCGACGAGGTGGTCGCCCGCTGGCGCGATCCCGACGCCGGTATCTGGGAGGTCCGAGGCGACGAGGCCCATCACGTCCACTCCAAGCTGATGGCCTGGCTGGCCCTCGACCGGGCCCTCGCCATCTCCGCAACCCAGCGAACCCCGAAGCGACAGCAGGACGCGTGGCGTCGGGAGCGCGCGGCGCTGGCCGCCGACATCGCCGCCCACGGCTACAACGACGTCGTGGGCGCCTACACCCGGACCTACGGGTCGGACGACCTCGACGCAGCGGTGCTCGTGCTGCCGCTGCTCGGTGTGGAACCCGCCGCTTCGGAACGGATCCGGTCGACGGTCGCCGCCATCCGCCGGGAGCTGGGCGCCGGTGGGCCGTTGGTCTACCGATATCCCCCGGGTGAGGACGGCCTGCCCGGTGGCGAGGGTGCCTTCCTGCCGTGCTCGTTCTGGCTGGTTCAGGCGCTGGCCTTGACCGGCGACGTGTCCGAGGCCCGGAGCGTCTTCGACGAGCTGGTCGCCATGGCCGGCCCCCTCGGCCTCTTCGCCGAAGAGGTCGACCCCGAAACCGGTGCGTTCATCGGGAACTTCCCCCAGGCGCTGAGCCACGCCTCCCTCGTCCAGGCCGCCCTTGCGCTGCGGGGTGCGGGCAGCTCAGCGTCATGA
- a CDS encoding protein meaA, with product MATPSSHSASPRRKPDRPWMMRTYSGHSTARASNALYRTNLAKGQTGLSIAFDLPTQTGYDPDDPRSRGEVGKVGVPVAHLGHMATLLDGIPQGEMNTSMTINAPAAWMLGLYVANARANGVDSHALRGTTQNDIVKEYLSRGTFIFGPEHSRRLIVDMFAYCNTNVPLWNPMNVCSYHLQEAGATPTQEIAYALATAIGVLDAVRDSGQVPLDKMPEIVASISFFVNAGIRFVEETAKMRAFTRMWDRITEERYGVSDPKARRFRYGVQVNSLGLTEAQPENNVQRIVLEALGVTLSRNARTRSLQLPAWNEALGLPRPWDQQWSLRIQQVLAQETDLLEYDDLFEGSHVMEALTRNLVDEAQAELDDVLSLGGAFEAIDELKGRLVRSHTERMRRIEGGDLPVIGVNCNTSTAESPLGGNESIMKVDPEVAAETIADVQAWREARNASEVDAALAELERVARSDENIMASTIALAEVGGTTGEWAGVLRETFGEYRAPTGVGTAAGAGPGNDGLAAVARRVQALPGGPVRLLVGKPGLDGHSNGAEQIAVAARDAGMEVIYAGIRLTPAQIAAAARDEDVEVVGLSILSGSHLELVPEVVRLLAEDGVDVPVIVGGIIPPDDEARLLSQGITAVYTPKNFELATIMGDIANLAIARR from the coding sequence ATGGCCACCCCTTCGTCCCACTCTGCGTCCCCACGTCGGAAGCCCGACCGCCCGTGGATGATGCGGACCTACTCGGGCCACTCGACCGCCCGTGCGTCCAACGCCTTGTACCGCACCAACCTGGCCAAGGGTCAGACCGGCCTGTCGATCGCCTTCGACCTGCCCACCCAGACCGGCTACGACCCCGACGACCCCCGCAGCCGGGGCGAGGTCGGCAAGGTCGGGGTGCCGGTGGCCCACCTGGGGCACATGGCCACCCTGCTCGACGGCATCCCGCAGGGCGAGATGAACACGTCGATGACGATCAACGCACCCGCCGCCTGGATGCTGGGCCTCTACGTGGCCAACGCCAGGGCCAACGGCGTCGACTCACACGCGCTGCGCGGCACCACCCAGAACGACATCGTCAAGGAGTACCTGTCGCGGGGGACATTCATCTTCGGCCCCGAGCACTCCCGACGGCTGATCGTCGACATGTTCGCCTATTGCAACACCAACGTTCCGCTGTGGAACCCGATGAACGTGTGCAGCTACCACCTCCAGGAGGCGGGCGCGACGCCCACCCAGGAGATCGCCTATGCGCTGGCGACCGCCATCGGGGTGCTCGACGCGGTGCGGGACTCGGGCCAGGTGCCGCTCGACAAGATGCCCGAGATCGTCGCTTCGATCTCGTTCTTCGTCAACGCCGGCATCCGCTTCGTCGAGGAGACCGCCAAGATGCGGGCGTTCACCCGGATGTGGGACCGCATCACCGAGGAGCGCTACGGGGTGAGCGACCCCAAGGCCCGCCGGTTCCGCTACGGCGTGCAGGTCAACAGCCTGGGGCTGACCGAGGCGCAGCCGGAGAACAACGTGCAGCGCATCGTGTTGGAGGCGCTCGGCGTCACCCTGTCGCGCAACGCCCGCACCCGGTCGCTGCAGCTGCCCGCCTGGAACGAGGCGCTGGGGCTGCCCCGCCCGTGGGACCAGCAGTGGTCCTTGCGCATCCAGCAGGTGCTGGCCCAGGAGACCGACCTGTTGGAGTACGACGACCTGTTCGAGGGCAGCCACGTGATGGAGGCCCTCACCCGGAACCTGGTCGACGAGGCCCAGGCCGAGCTCGACGACGTGCTGTCGCTGGGCGGGGCGTTCGAGGCGATCGACGAGCTGAAGGGCCGCCTGGTGCGCAGCCACACCGAGCGCATGCGCCGCATCGAGGGCGGCGACCTGCCGGTCATCGGCGTCAACTGCAACACCTCGACCGCCGAGTCGCCGCTCGGCGGCAACGAGTCGATCATGAAGGTCGACCCCGAGGTGGCCGCCGAGACGATCGCCGACGTCCAGGCCTGGCGCGAGGCCCGCAACGCCTCCGAGGTCGACGCCGCACTCGCCGAGCTGGAGCGGGTGGCCCGCAGCGACGAGAACATCATGGCCTCGACGATCGCCCTGGCCGAGGTGGGCGGCACGACCGGCGAGTGGGCCGGGGTGCTGCGCGAGACGTTTGGCGAGTACCGGGCACCGACCGGCGTCGGCACCGCCGCCGGAGCCGGCCCCGGCAACGATGGCCTGGCAGCTGTCGCACGACGGGTGCAGGCGCTGCCCGGTGGGCCGGTGCGGCTGCTCGTCGGCAAGCCCGGCCTCGACGGCCACTCCAACGGGGCCGAGCAGATCGCCGTCGCCGCCCGCGACGCCGGCATGGAGGTGATCTATGCCGGCATTCGCCTGACCCCGGCTCAGATCGCAGCGGCCGCCCGCGACGAGGACGTTGAGGTCGTCGGCCTGTCGATCCTGTCCGGGTCGCACCTGGAGCTGGTGCCGGAGGTCGTCCGGCTGCTCGCGGAGGATGGCGTTGACGTGCCGGTGATCGTTGGCGGCATCATCCCCCCCGACGACGAGGCACGTCTCCTCAGCCAGGGGATCACCGCTGTGTATACGCCCAAGAACTTCGAGCTGGCGACCATCATGGGCGACATCGCCAACCTGGCGATCGCTCGGCGCTAG